One part of the Streptomyces lienomycini genome encodes these proteins:
- a CDS encoding endonuclease/exonuclease/phosphatase family protein, producing the protein MLACALALAGSVLLGPSAPGGALSGRSLPVEAVRDVVPNRVMTWNLCNPCDANALDRAAEIAAHAPQVIGMQEACARDVDRIRDYLEAFHGLVYHVAYGSVLRNWGRCGGAPWNPGGFGQAVLSAAPMTDRVNVEYPDGGSEDRGYLAVTTEVDGRAVRVLNTHLAQRRQEAVRADQVEVLAEEVARHERVIVLGDFNAVPEAPELAPMWELATDTDPRCRPSSAASGTGACEPTTDWRSKFDYVFLRGIAPVDHRVQHTAHSDHDLLYADVDLT; encoded by the coding sequence GTGCTCGCATGCGCGCTGGCGCTGGCCGGTTCGGTACTGCTGGGCCCCAGTGCCCCCGGCGGTGCCCTGTCCGGCAGGTCACTGCCCGTCGAGGCCGTCAGGGACGTCGTACCGAACCGGGTCATGACGTGGAACCTCTGCAACCCGTGCGACGCGAACGCCCTCGACCGGGCGGCGGAGATAGCCGCGCACGCTCCCCAGGTCATAGGCATGCAGGAAGCGTGCGCACGTGACGTCGACCGGATCAGGGACTACCTCGAGGCCTTCCACGGGCTCGTCTACCACGTCGCCTACGGGAGCGTGCTGCGGAACTGGGGCCGCTGCGGGGGAGCGCCGTGGAACCCGGGGGGCTTCGGCCAGGCCGTCCTCTCCGCCGCGCCGATGACGGACCGGGTCAACGTCGAGTATCCCGACGGCGGTTCCGAGGACCGCGGATATCTGGCGGTCACCACCGAGGTGGACGGCCGCGCCGTGCGCGTCCTCAACACGCATCTCGCCCAACGACGTCAGGAAGCCGTCCGGGCGGACCAGGTCGAGGTACTCGCAGAGGAGGTCGCCCGACACGAACGCGTCATCGTCCTCGGCGACTTCAACGCCGTCCCGGAGGCGCCCGAACTCGCCCCCATGTGGGAGCTGGCCACGGACACGGACCCGCGGTGCCGTCCCTCGTCGGCCGCGAGCGGCACCGGCGCCTGCGAGCCGACCACGGACTGGCGGAGCAAGTTCGACTACGTCTTCCTGCGCGGCATCGCCCCGGTCGACCATCGCGTCCAGCACACCGCGCACTCGGACCACGACCTGCTGTACGCCGATGTGGACCTCACCTGA